A genome region from Setaria italica strain Yugu1 chromosome III, Setaria_italica_v2.0, whole genome shotgun sequence includes the following:
- the LOC105913484 gene encoding uncharacterized protein LOC105913484: MFRRRFRMSKPLFLRIVSELSNWDPFFTRRVDATGRDGHSPLQKCTAAIRMLAYGSPADQLDEVLKIAASTSLLCLGKFAQGVIECFGAEYMRPPRSDELEKILQDNESRGFPGMIGSIDCMHWTWKNCPKGWAGMFTRGDKRVPTMILEAVASRDLRIWHAFFGTAGAYNDINVLNKSPLFIEAIKGEAPRVQYIVNGTQYDTGYYLADGIYPEWAAFVKTISKPQTEKHKLYAQHQEGARKDVECAFGVLQSRFDIVKRPARLWKRDDVVNIMQACIILHNMIVEDEKELVKIPLDLNDNPSATIVLPPEVRTSDDPNPCFVEVLRRNKVIRARSTHKQLKNDLVEHIWQRYGRKEN, encoded by the coding sequence ATGTTCCGTAGGAGATTCCGGATGTCAAAACCTTTATTCCTTCGAATTGTGTCAGAGCTCAGTAATTGGGATCCTTTTTTCACCCGAAGAGTGGATGCAACTGGTAGAGATGGACACTCACCCCTTCAAAAGTGTACTGCAGCTATTCGAATGCTAGCATATGGCTCACCGGCTGACCAACTTGATGAGGTATTGAAGATTGCAGCGAGCACATCTTTATTGTGCTTAGGAAAATTTGCCCAAGGAGTGATAGAGTGCTTTGGTGCGGAGTACATGCGCCCTCCGAGAAGTGATGAACTTGAAAAAATTCTACAAGATAATGAGTCCCGTGGTTTTCCGGGTATGATAGGAAGCATTGACTGTATGCACTGGACGTGGAAGAATTGTCCTAAAGGTTGGGCCGGCATGTTTACTCGTGGTGATAAACGTGTTCCTACTATGATCCTTGAAGCAGTTGCATCACGAGATCTTCGCATATGGCATGCATTTTTTGGTACTGCTGGGGCCTATAATGATATCAATGTGCTGAATAAGTCACCGCTATTCATTGAGGCGATAAAAGGAGAAGCCCCTAGAGTACAATATATTGTAAATGGAACGCAATATGACACAGGATACTATCTTGCTGATGGGATTTATCCAGAGTGGGCTGCCTTCGTGAAGACAATATCAAAACCTCAAACAGAGAAGCACAAATTATATGCACAACATCAAGAAGGGGCAAGGAAAGATGTCGAGTGCGCATTTGGTGTCCTGCAATCTCGTTTTGATATTGTTAAACGTCCGGCACGGTTATGGAAACGGGATGATGTTGTTAACATCATGCAAGCTTGTATTATCCTCCATAATATGATAGTCGAAGATGAGAAGGAATTGGTCAAAATTCCATTGGATTTGAATGACAATCCGAGTGCAACAATTGTGCTACCACCGGAAGTGAGGACAAGTGATGATCCTAACCCATGCTTCGTAGAGGTACTTCGGAGAAACAAGGTTATCCGTGCTCGCTCTACACACAAGCAGCTCAAGAACGATTTGGTTGAGCATATTTGGCAGCGTTATGGCCGCAAGGAAAACTAG
- the LOC101776584 gene encoding E3 ubiquitin-protein ligase ATL6, protein MDRARRSNGAWEIDLFRPGPSTARSDRCAKLLLLWSAAVAVPVLVFVLAGYVWGSVATAVVVVALIWFTCCYYRAAPPEPPLLPEHLGALRVDVPVGQPRPGQVNGVGGLSQEDVEAIPAFEYQRKKGVPAEQCAVCINVVRDGETVRRLPACGHAFHAPCVDGWLRAHATCPMCRADVKVAASEPPTWGSDL, encoded by the coding sequence ATGGACAGAGCTCGCCGGAGTAATGGCGCGTGGGAGATCGACCTGTTCCGTCCCGGGCCGAGCACGGCGCGCTCCGACCGCTGCGCGAAGCTGCTCCTGCTGTGGTCGGCGGCCGTCGCAGTGCCCGTCTTGGTGTTCGTGCTCGCCGGCTACGTCTGGGGCTCCGTCGCCACGGCCGTGGTCGTGGTCGCCTTGATCTGGTTCACGTGCTGTTACTAcagggccgcgccgccggagccaccgCTCCTACCTGAGCACCTCGGCGCGCTCCGCGTCGACGTGCCGGTGGGGCAGCCGCGGCCTGGGCAGGTCAACGGCGTCGGCGGGCTCAGCCAGGAGGACGTCGAGGCCATCCCGGCGTTCGAGTACCAACGCAAGAAGGGGGTGCCGGCGGAGCAGTGCGCGGTGTGCATCAACGTCGTGCGGGACGGGGAGACGGTGAGGAGGCTGCCGGCGTGCGGGCACGCGTTCCACGCGCCATGTGTCGACGGGTGGCTGCGCGCGCACGCCACGTGCCCGATGTGCCGTGCCGACGTCAAGGTTGCTGCAAGCGAGCCACCAACCTGGGGAAGTGATCTTTAA